The DNA segment GACAAACCGTTATAGGGCACATTCCATACCAGTTTCTGCCAACGTGCCTGCTCTAGATTAGGCATGGAGCTGGAGTCCAGCCCGGCGGCTTTGAACAGTGCCGCGCCCTCTTCCGCGATACTCAGTTGGGCAGCCCGATCGACCGCCGGTCCCGAGTGATAGCCCAGATTCACCCCGCCCAGCGCCTGGTGCTCAATCACACCTGGCGCCGCACGATGGACACAAATAAAGCAGAGACCGCCGAGCAAATGCAGTGACTCTGGCAACAACGGGCGCAAGGCCTCCTCTACCGCCAAGCCATTCTGTAGCAATACGACCTTGGCGCCCGGCACGGCAGCCTGCTCGATAAGCGGCGCCAGCGCCGCATTACTGGTGCTCTTGGCTCCCACCAAAAGCCAATCACAAGGTGGCATCTCGGCAGCAGAACGATAGGCCTGCACCGGCTTCAGACTGAGCGCCCCATGTACCGAGCTATTCAACTGTAAGCCTTGCTCAGCGACCGCCGCGAACTCGCTGCGCAATAAGAAATGCACATCAAAACCCGCGCGCGCCAGCATCAAGCCATAAAAACCACCGATAGCACCGGTGCCGATAATGCCAATACGCGGGCGTTTGAATTCAGACATCAGGGAAGCTCCTCTGCCGAGCGAGTCAAAGCCTCGCCCAGGACATTTACTAAATCGACGGTGCTCAAACGCGACTGCACCGCGCCGAAAAACCGACCATCACGCACGATAAACAATGCCGGCAGATGAAATACCTCATAGCGCTCGACCAGGCCGCCATTCTCGCCGGCATCTATCCAGCAGAGCCGGTCTATCGGCAGGGCCAGTTTCGGCAGTTCGCGGCGGGCCCAACGACAACTGGCACACCCTATGCTGGTAAAGATCAGCAGAGAGATTCCAGACAGGTCGAGCAGACGATGATCCGCATCGAAATCCGTCAGTTCCAGTTCGGCCACTATACTGTTCAAAGCGATGTCCATCTGCCGACATCCGGAGTCAATTTTCATGCGACAGTTTCTGCGTCACCCCAGCGATATGCCAGTGGAGTTGGTTCTGCGCAAGCACGCATTCCTACCCCGGCAGCGGCTGCACAATATCAGTCTGGGCGGGGTCGCATGCAACTCCAGCAAAGGCTTCCGCCGAGGCACCGCGGTGGAACTGCGCATTCCGCTGCTCGGCGAGCAAGCGCGTTACCCTGGCGTTGTCGCCTGGTGTCGTAAGCAGTCCGATGACTATCTAGTCGGCATCGCCTTTATCGACGAAGACACGTTGTTTCGCGCACGGATGGTCGAGCAAGTTTGCCAAATCGAGCATTACCGCCACCAGCGCGAACAGGAGCTGGGCGAGCAACTGCCGGTCGAAGCCATTGCCCACGAGTGGATCGCGCAACATGCCGCAGCATTCTCCAACGTCAGCCCGAACTAGGCATTTCGCCACTTTCCGCCCGATTAAAGCACCCCGGCCCCATTGTCTAGGCGACCTCTAACGCGCTAAGGTTCCGTTCCCTGCTGCGTTCATTGCTGTGTTCCGCCGCGCGGGGATGGCTGGCGGCTGGCACCCGTGACCTGACGAACTGTGACCTGACGAGTAGCACGATGGCTGATTTACCGATCGACGACCTTAACGTTGCCTCCAACGAAACCCTGATCACACCGGATCAGCTCAAGCACGAAATACCTCTCACTGACGCTGCCCTGCACACCGTTGTCCATGGCCGCGAGGTGATCCGCAATATCCTCGATGGCAAAGATCATCGCCTGTTCGTGGTGGTGGGCCCCTGCTCGATCCACGATATCAAGGCCGCGCACGAGTATGCAGAGCGCCTGAAAGTGCTGGCTGCCGAAGTGTCCGACAGCCTGTACTTGGTGATGCGCGTGTATTTCGAAAAGCCGCGAACCACCGTTGGCTGGAAGGGCCTGATCAACGATCCGTACCTGGATGACTCGTTCAAGATCCAGGATGGTCTGCACATTGGCCGTCAACTGCTGCTCGACCTAGCCGAAATGGGCCTACCGACAGCCACCGAAGCGCTCGACCCGATCTCTCCACAATACCTGCAGGATTTGATCAGTTGGTCGGCGATTGGCGCCCGCACCACCGAATCGCAGACTCACCGCGAGATGGCTTCAGGTCTGTCCTCTGCAGTGGGCTTCAAAAACGGTACTGACGGCGGCCTGACGGTTGCGATCAATGCCCTGCAATCGGTGTCCAGCCCGCATCGTTTCCTCGGTATCAACCAGGAAGGCGGCGTATCCATCGTCACTACCAAGGGTAACGCCTACGGTCACGTGGTTCTGCGCGGTGGTAACGGCAAGCCGAACTACGACTCGGTCAGTGTCGCCATTTGCGAGCAAGAACTGACCAAAGCCGGCATCCGCCCGAACATTATGGTCGACTGCAGCCACGCCAACTCCAACAAGGATCCGGCTTTGCAGCCACTGGTGATGGAGAACGTCGCCAATCAGATCCTCGAAGGCAATCAGTCGATCGTCGGCCTGATGGTGGAAAGCCATCTCGGCTGGGGTAGCCAGTCGATTCCGAAGGATCTCAGCGAGCTCAAGTATGGCGTCTCCATCACCGACGCCTGTATCGATTGGGACAGCACCGAGAAAACCTTGCGCAGCATGCACGCCAAACTCAAGGACGTACTGCCCAAGCGCCAGCGCGGCTGATAAGCGCAGGCATAAAAACGCCGGGCATTGCCCGGCGTTTTTGTGTGTCTAAATCAAACTCTTCAGCCCTTCGCCGCGTGCCGCTGACGACGCTCCATATAGCGCTCCACGTAGGAGCAAGATGGAATCACCGTATAGCCCATGCTCTCGGCATACTCCAAAGCCCGCTCAGTCAGCGCCGCAGCGATACCGCGACCGCGCAACGAATTCGGCACGAAAGTACGATAGATATCCAGCGTCTGCTTACCCAGATCCATATAGGCCAGGTAAGCACGATCACCATCCACAGTGGTCTCGAATTGATGACCAGCCTGGTCATGGTTGATAGACAACGCCTCGCTCATCACTACTCCTCAGCAGGTCTTAAAACATGACCCTTACCTTATCGATCTTTTCCAGGCGAAGAAACATCTCCGCTGACCCAGCGCCAAATTGGACACTGAGATACGCCTTGCCATTCTCCACCTTGCGCAGCACACCCTGATAGTACGCGCCATCGTGGGTGATGAACTGCAAACGCTTACCGGAATAGCCCTGCAAGCTGGCTACATTGACGAACTCATATTGCGGCGTAGCACCCGTTGACTCAACTTTTTCTGCAGCCACAACCTCATCGGCCAGCGGCTCCTTATGCGCAGTCGGATCGACCCAGGCAAACCCCAGAGGCGTAACCAATTGCTGATTGATCAGCAAGGTAGGACGCAGCATGGCCAATACATCCTTGGCCTCGAAGAACTGCAGCCCGTCCCAGGTCATGCCTTCACTCGGATTCAGCTCCAAGCGTAGTGACTGCGGGTCTTTTAGATAGCGCCCATAGGCCTCGAGCACCGGCGGATCAAGAGCGACACGCTGGCTGCGGAGTACTCGGTCAAACTGCTCCACCGCCGTTTTCAGGTAGACCTCAGTGGACTGGCCAAGCTTGCCCGCGCAGTACTCCTGCACCTTGCGCTGATATTGGTTGTCGTTTAATTCGACCGTTACCAGCGCCACCTTCGGCGGGTTAACCCGCAGATCACCGGGCTTTTCAGACATGTTAGCCAGCGACAACCCCAGACGCAGTTCGCCCATCTCACGGGTATCGGAGGTCAGATTGAAGGTCAGCTTCTGCGCACCAGGCTGGAACAGATAAGAGAATTGCGCATCGGTCTCAAAGGTGCGATAGCCCATATCCAACAGCTCGCTAGTGCCAATGTTACGCACCTTGCCGCAAGCCACCTCACTCATTGCCGTGAACACACTACGCTCAGCCGGGGTGTCATACAGTTGTTGCATAAATGGGCCATGGACATCCAGCGCCACCCCTTTGAGGTTGACGGCCATCTGCTCAGGGAACTTGCCTTCGGCCAGCCGCTCCTTGAAACGCAGCAATTCACCCAGGCCATTGAACTTCAGTTCAGCGTGCGCTACTCGTACGCTATCGCGCAGAGCCGGCACACGCACATTGACTTTCTCCAGGCCGACCCGACCATCGAAAGACGACGTGATACCGCCGTAGCTGATGTCCATATAAGGCGACAACTGGCCAATGGCATCGTCCATGATCGAGCGCACCGACAACCAGAGCGACAGCTTGATCAGCACGGCGATGGCCAGTGCAGCGAACAAGCCCCATTTAAGAATCTTCGACATGTGGACGTCCTTGATTTCTAACGACATGCTCACCGCTGTAAGCCTAAGCTCGCGAGCTTATCAGGCCGGCATATTGCCAGTCACTGCTCGACACTAAGCAAACTCACACAGATGGCTTTAATGTCGTAAATGAGATCAGCACTGGTCATCGCCCGATAAAGTTATGCACAGTTGCGCTCCCGCTCTCGGCAGCCAAGCGCAGCCTCGAAATGGATCACCGGCTTACTGCGGCAAGATAATGATGTTTGAGCGAGTCGCGAGCAAAGTTGGATACTTTTTATACAAAGACATTGCGAGTTGCTTACCAAACACCCAATTAGCCGAAAAAAAGTGTCGCGCTGGCGCTCTGTCAGTTTACTTACTACAAGTAATGAGTAGTATGTAGGCCGGCTAATTCCTCGAGCTCGGGGAGTTGCTTTTATGGAAAAATTCCACCTTAAGGGGAACACGATGAACAACGTTCTGAAATTCTCTGCTCTGGCATTGGCCGCAGTTCTGGCCACCGGTTGCAGCAGCGTATCCAAAGAAACTGAAGCCCGTCTGACTGCAACTGAAGACGCAGCAGCTCGTGCTCAAGCTCGTGCTGATGAAGCCTACCGTAAGGCTGACGAAGCTCTGGCAGCTGCTCAGAAGGCTCAGCAAACTGCTGACGAAGCCAACGAGCGCGCTCTGCGTATGCTGGAAAAAGCCAGCCGCAAGTAATAGTCTCTCGGGGCTATATAAGCCGACCCAGTTTTTGGGTCGGCTTTTTTTTGCCTGCATTTCGTCTGAAGCCAAGTAAGGCACAATAAAAAACCCGCTGAGCGTCACCACGCAGCGGGTCTTGTCACAGCCGATAGATCAGAACTCGTTGGGAACGCTGCTCGCCACTGCAGCGCTCGGCTCGGCAATTTCTACTGGCAGGCCATCTTCGGCGGCCACCACCTCGCGCACCACTTCCCAATCGAGACGCAGGCTGCCGAGCTGATCCTCGCGCTTGAGCAGCGCATTGATCACCGCCGTGTGCTTGTCGACCACCGACGGCACACCCTGATCATCCAACGGCGTGTGCGCCTCGAGATAGACCTTGCCACCGCTGACACCAAATTTATAGGGATCGTTAAGGATGCGCACCTTGGTCCCCACTGGAGCCATATTGGAAAGCTCCAGCACATTCTGGTTCAGCATACGGAAGCACCCGTGACTGACGCGCATCCCAATGCCGAACTTCTTATTCGAACCGTGGATTAAGTAACCTGGCACCCCGAGGGTGAACTTGAACGGACCCAGCGGATTGTCCGGCCCCGGCGGCACAACTGTCGGCAATGGATCGCCATCCGCCGCATGTTCTTCACGAATCGACTTTGGCGGATACCACGCTGGGTTCGGTGTTTTGGCCGTGATGGTGGTGGCCGCGATGGGCGAGCCCCAGCCTTCACGACCAATCCCCAAGGGATAGGTGTGCACGACGTTCTGCCCTTTCGGGTAGTAGTACAACCGGTATTCCGCCAGATTGATCACTATGCCTTCACGCGGGCCAGGCGGCAGCACGAAACGCGTCGGCAAAATGATCTCGGTGCCCTCACCCGGCAGCCAAGGGTCAACGCCTGGATTGGCTGCGACCATTTCCAGATAGCCCAGATCGTTCGCCACACCGATATCGGCAAAAGTATCTTCATACTTGGCTTTAATCACTTGCACTTGGCCGACGATATCTTCGCCCGGCGGCGGCAAAGGCAGCTCCAGAGCTGCGACTGGGCCGACCGAGAACAGCGCGGCGAGAGACAGGGAACGGGCGACGGCAGGAGCGCACGACAACATCCGGAAATCCTTGGCGTAATTAGCGAATTAGAAAAAATGCAATTGTACACTGGCACTCGAGCTGCCGGGAGGGTTCAAACACCTGGCCAGACCGGGCGCTCGCCGCCACGCTGCGCTTGCAGGGTGGCATAGCAGGCCGAACACAGGCGTTTATCGCGCAGCATAGGCTTTTTCACATCCAGCCAGCGCGGCTGCGCCGGCAGCAAACCGCCACAAAGGGTGCGATCTGCAAAGCCGCTCAACTCAAGTTGGCGTGCAACTAAATGCAAGCGCACTTCACGGCAAGCGAACAGATCAAGCTGCTCGTCTGGCTCGATCAGTTGATAGGCATGCAAAGACCAGGCGGGACGCGGCATTGAGGGCTCCTGAGCGGGGCCGCCACCTTAGCCGAAAGGTGGCGCGCGGAAAAGCCTCAGAACCTGTTCAAGATCTAGTCGAGCGCCGCTCAGGCAAGGCGAAAACGGACGCAGCGCAGCGCAGCGGAGTAACAGCCGAAGGCTGGCCCGCAGGGCGAGCGTAGCGAGTCAAAAGCGCAGTTTACGCGTGATAAATGAGCATTTCATTCGCTTCGCTCACCCCTTCGGGGCCGCGCTAAAGCGCGTTCAACGCTTCGCTTTTGTGAGTTCGTTTTCAACGCAGCATGAGCAAGCGCAGGCAGAGATCGAACAGGTTCTCAGAGCAAGGGTTTCAGGGCTGGCCAAAGGTTGTCCAGCAACCTCGGCTGCGCTCTCGCCGCAGGATGAATGCCATCCCCCTGCATCAATTCCGGTACGCCCCCCACCCCCTCAAGGAAAAACGGCACGAGCGATACCTGTTTTTCCTCAGCCAGCGTGGTGAATACCTGGGCGAAAGCCTTGTTGTAACGTCCGCCGTAATTCGGTGGCAGGCGCATGCCCAGCAGCAGCACCCGAGCCCCTTGGGCACGCGAGTCATCAATCATCGCTGCAAGATTCTGTTGCAATTGCGCTGGCGGCTGGCCACGCAGCCCATCATTACCGCCCAACTCGATAATCACCACGCTCGGGCGATGCTCTGCAAGCAGCGCCGGTAGGCGCGCTAAGCCTCCGGCACTGGTGTCACCACTGATCGAAGCATTCACCACTTTCTGCTCAAAACCATTATCTACTAGACGCTTTTGCATCAAGGCTACCCAGCCTTGGCTGGTTTCCAGGCCCAAAGCGGCGCTGATACTATCGCCAACGACCAGCACGGTGCCCGCCGCAGCCCCTTGAGCCCACAGCAACAGCATCAGGGCACTACTTACCCACCACGTACGCATCGGATTCTCCATGAGCGCAAGCATTCTCACTGCGCGGAACCTTAGCAAAGTGGTTCCCAGCGCGGAAGGCGAGTTGACCATCCTGCACGACCTCTCACTGGATCTCATGCGCGGCGATAGCCTGGCGATTGTCGGCACTTCCGGCTCGGGTAAATCCACCCTGCTCGGCCTCCTCGCCGGCCTGGATCTGCCTAGCGCCGGCGAGGTCACCCTGGCAGGTCGTAGCCTGAGCACCCTGAATGAAGACCAGCGAGCGCGGGTGCGCGCGGAACATGTTGGTTT comes from the Pseudomonas cavernicola genome and includes:
- a CDS encoding putative 2-dehydropantoate 2-reductase — protein: MSEFKRPRIGIIGTGAIGGFYGLMLARAGFDVHFLLRSEFAAVAEQGLQLNSSVHGALSLKPVQAYRSAAEMPPCDWLLVGAKSTSNAALAPLIEQAAVPGAKVVLLQNGLAVEEALRPLLPESLHLLGGLCFICVHRAAPGVIEHQALGGVNLGYHSGPAVDRAAQLSIAEEGAALFKAAGLDSSSMPNLEQARWQKLVWNVPYNGLSVLLNAGTTALMANADSRALIQAIMQEVVQGAAACGHQLPEGFAGKLLAATDRMSDYLPSMYHDHVQHRPLELRAIYAAPLAAAGQVGCELPRIQTLYQALAFLDARNLS
- a CDS encoding thioredoxin family protein, whose amino-acid sequence is MKIDSGCRQMDIALNSIVAELELTDFDADHRLLDLSGISLLIFTSIGCASCRWARRELPKLALPIDRLCWIDAGENGGLVERYEVFHLPALFIVRDGRFFGAVQSRLSTVDLVNVLGEALTRSAEELP
- a CDS encoding PilZ domain-containing protein, with product MRQFLRHPSDMPVELVLRKHAFLPRQRLHNISLGGVACNSSKGFRRGTAVELRIPLLGEQARYPGVVAWCRKQSDDYLVGIAFIDEDTLFRARMVEQVCQIEHYRHQREQELGEQLPVEAIAHEWIAQHAAAFSNVSPN
- a CDS encoding 3-deoxy-7-phosphoheptulonate synthase produces the protein MADLPIDDLNVASNETLITPDQLKHEIPLTDAALHTVVHGREVIRNILDGKDHRLFVVVGPCSIHDIKAAHEYAERLKVLAAEVSDSLYLVMRVYFEKPRTTVGWKGLINDPYLDDSFKIQDGLHIGRQLLLDLAEMGLPTATEALDPISPQYLQDLISWSAIGARTTESQTHREMASGLSSAVGFKNGTDGGLTVAINALQSVSSPHRFLGINQEGGVSIVTTKGNAYGHVVLRGGNGKPNYDSVSVAICEQELTKAGIRPNIMVDCSHANSNKDPALQPLVMENVANQILEGNQSIVGLMVESHLGWGSQSIPKDLSELKYGVSITDACIDWDSTEKTLRSMHAKLKDVLPKRQRG
- a CDS encoding GNAT family N-acetyltransferase — translated: MSEALSINHDQAGHQFETTVDGDRAYLAYMDLGKQTLDIYRTFVPNSLRGRGIAAALTERALEYAESMGYTVIPSCSYVERYMERRQRHAAKG
- the oprI gene encoding outer membrane lipoprotei OprI, with the translated sequence MNNVLKFSALALAAVLATGCSSVSKETEARLTATEDAAARAQARADEAYRKADEALAAAQKAQQTADEANERALRMLEKASRK
- a CDS encoding L,D-transpeptidase family protein; translation: MLSCAPAVARSLSLAALFSVGPVAALELPLPPPGEDIVGQVQVIKAKYEDTFADIGVANDLGYLEMVAANPGVDPWLPGEGTEIILPTRFVLPPGPREGIVINLAEYRLYYYPKGQNVVHTYPLGIGREGWGSPIAATTITAKTPNPAWYPPKSIREEHAADGDPLPTVVPPGPDNPLGPFKFTLGVPGYLIHGSNKKFGIGMRVSHGCFRMLNQNVLELSNMAPVGTKVRILNDPYKFGVSGGKVYLEAHTPLDDQGVPSVVDKHTAVINALLKREDQLGSLRLDWEVVREVVAAEDGLPVEIAEPSAAVASSVPNEF
- a CDS encoding arylesterase, producing MRTWWVSSALMLLLWAQGAAAGTVLVVGDSISAALGLETSQGWVALMQKRLVDNGFEQKVVNASISGDTSAGGLARLPALLAEHRPSVVIIELGGNDGLRGQPPAQLQQNLAAMIDDSRAQGARVLLLGMRLPPNYGGRYNKAFAQVFTTLAEEKQVSLVPFFLEGVGGVPELMQGDGIHPAARAQPRLLDNLWPALKPLL